Part of the Kineococcus aurantiacus genome, GGCCTTGGCCACCGCGTCGCCGATCTCCCCCAGCCGCTCGGGGAGCTCCTGGACGCGCTGCAGGACGTCGCGGGCCGTGACGGTCCGCACGTCCAGCAGCAGGTCGGCCAGGCCGGCGTCGGTGAGCAGGCCGTCGAGCTTGGCGTGGGTGCGCGGGTCGGTCAGCACGAACGCGCAGGTGCCCTGGGCCAGGGCGAGCAGGAACGTGTGCAGCCGGTTGGTCAGGACGACGTCGGCCGCGGCGTACGCGGCGAGGACGGCCCGGGCCCCCGCGGGGGTGCGGTCGAAGACCGTGCGCGGTGCGGGGCCGTCGGCGACCTCGGCGGCGAACCGCTCGTCGGAGACGACCTGGGAGACCCACACGGGCCGCCGGCCGGCCTCGCGCAGCAGGGGCTGCAGCTCGGTGACCAGGGCGCGCAGGCGCCGCTGGTAGTCGTCCTGGCGCTCGTACCCGGAGGTGCTGGAGCGCAGGCTGAGGACGACGTCGCCGTTGCCCGGGCCGGGCCGCAACCCGGTGGCGGGCACGGTCCAGGCCAGGTCGGCGGAGGTGCCGGTGACGCGCAGGCCGCGGGAGCGGGCGTACTCGACGCTGCGGCTGTCGCGCGGGGCGTAGCCGTGCATGAGCCGGGTCTGGGCGCGTTCGAGCCACAGCATCGACGGGTGCAGGTCGGCCACCGAGAACGCGGTGCGCACGACGCGGGCCCCGAGCGCGCGGCAGCCGGCGGTGACGCCCAGCAGCGCGACGCGCTCGGCGACGGCCCGCGCCGAGGGCACCCCGCCGATGTGCCCGGGTTTGAGCACCAGGACCCGACGGGGCCGGCGGTGGGCCGGCGACAGCCTGTCGCGCAGGCTGTCCCCGAGGATGCGCAGCGGCAACGCCGGGGCCTGCCGGTACCGGCCGGCGCCGGTCAGCTCCAGGAGGGCGGGGTCGACCCCCTTGGCGTCGACGACGACCTCGCCCCGTTCGCCGAGCAGCGTCAGCAGCCGCTCGAGGATGACGTCGTCGCCGAGGTTGTCGAACTGCGTGTGGGCGTCGACGTACGCCACGACACCCGCGCCGGACCGTCCCTGTCGTCCTGTCCCGTTCAGCTGGCACCTCCTGCAGGTCCGGTCGCACCGCTCACCGCGGGCGGGGCGGCCACGGCCGCACCGTCGGGGACGGCGGGGCGGGTGGACTGGTCGGGGATCTGCGCTCCGGGCCGGGCGGTGGGGCCCGACGTCGGCGACCGCAGCGCTCCGGTGGTGCGAGCCGTGCGGTCCAGGCGGCCCCGCAGGTACGCGGGAACGCCTTCGGCGAGGCCACGGTACTCGGCCCAGGCCAGGGAGCGGGGGTAATCCGCACCACGGTCGGCGTTCTTCTCCGAGGAGGGGGAGAACAGGTACCGGGCGGCCCGCGGCAGGCGCACCAGGACCCCCGCCGCCCGCTCGGGGGAGGTGGAGACGTGCTTGGCCATGACGGCCGCCAGCCCGCGACCGTAGTTGTGGACCTGCCGGTGCAGGGCCTCGCTGCTGTCGCGGTGCTCGTGGAACACCATCGCGGCCGGTTCGTACACCAGGGTGCACCCGGCGAACAGCACCGCCAGGAACAGGTCGAGGTCCTGACCGGCGCGCACCACCGACCCCGGCCCCAGCAGCGGGTCGTACCCGCCGGCGCGCACCACGGCCGAGCGCCGGTAGGCCACGTTGTTGCCGGAACCGAACTTGCCGGCGGAGTACGGGTGCAGCGGGTTCTGCTGGACGTGGCTGTCGCGCGTGAAGCGCTGGGGGTCCAGGCCCTTGGAGAAACCGCCGTACTGCTCGAAGGTCTCCTGGGCCGGGACGCGCAGGCCGTCGGCCAGGACCAGCCCGGTCACGACGTCGACCTCGGGGTCGGTGAAGGCGCCCAGCAGGGTGCCGACCCACGCGGGGTGGGCGATGACGTCGTCGTCGGTGGCGGCGATGACGTCGGCCCGCGCTTCGAGGATGCCCCGGTTGCGGGCCCCGCTGGAACCCCCGGCGGGTTCGTGCACGAGCCGCAGCCGCGGGTCGGCGGCCAGCGCCGCGGCCAGCAGGCCGGCGACGTGACCCGGTTCGGCGTTGTTGTCGACGACGATGACCTCGAGGTCGGTGAAGCGTTGCGCGAGGAGGGATTCCACGCACCGCACGAGTTGCTCGCCGCGGCCGGCCGTGGGGACGACGACGGAGACCGCGACGTGCCCGGGCAGGGACGGGACCGCGGGTGCCGGGCGGCGGTGGTCCGGGCCGGCGAGGCGGCGCACACCGTCCTCGGTCAGCCAGTTGCGCACCTCGGCGGCGTGCACGGGGGTCGGCCGGGGCCGGGCCAGGACGTGCTCGGGCACGTCGACCAGGTCGATCGGCCGGTCGTCGGAGGTCACCAGGAGGCGCAGCCGGGCGTCCTCGGGGGTGACGGTGAAACCCTCGCCCTCCAGGTCGACCTCGAGCATGCGCAACGGGCGGAAGGACTCCTCGGCCGGTGCCGGCGCGGGGGCCGCGGACCGGGTGCTGACGAAACCGGCGGCCGTCACCAGGGTCCCGGCGGCCAGGACGCCCGCGCGGGCCGGGCCGGCGACCTGGCCCCGGACCAGGGCCGCGAGGTGGCGCAGCACGCCGCTGCCGACGGTGCGCACGACGTAGGCCCGTTCGCTGGAGAGCCCGTCGGCGGAACCGACGCGGGCGGCGAGCAGGCCCTTGGAGCGGCCCTCGTGCCAGCAGCGGCTGAAGACGTAGGAGACCTTCTGCCGGGCGGCCGGGACGAGGTGGTCGACCGCGGCGGTGGGGCGGCGCAGGACGAGGACACCCGGGTCGGCCTGGCGCAGCCGGATGCAGAAGTCGGTCTCCTCGCAGCCGACGGGCAACGCGCCGACCCGGCCCGCGGAGGTGTCGAAACCGGCCACGGTCCCGAAGGCGGTGGTCCGGATCGCCATGTTGGCGCCGATGGGGTTGCGCATCGGCTCCCCCTCGTCGGGCATCCCGCGGAAGTCGCAGCCGACGACCCAGCCGAACTCCTCGGGGAACCAGCGGGGTGCGCGGCCGCCTTCCCAGGCGGGCACGACGCCGCCGCCGACGACCCCGACGGAGGTGCGGCGGAAGTCCGCGCGCAGTCCCTCCAGCCAGCCGTCGCGGGGCACGGCGTCGTCGTCGAGGAACGCGACGACGTCACCACGGGCTTCGGCGATCCCGGAGTTGCGCGCACCGGACAGGCCGCGCGGGCCGGAGTTCTCGACGACCCGGGCGAGCGGGAAGTCGGCACGGACGCGGTCGAGGAGTTCGGGGTTGTGGTCCACCACGACGACGAGTTCGTCGTGGTCGCGCAGTTGTGCGGCGACCTCGTGCAGAGCGGCGCTGAAGACCGGGTAACGGGCCGCGGTGTACGTGCACACCACGACGCTCATCGTCGGGTCGGCCTGCGCGCCGGCCGGGGCCGTGGTCCCCGGCGTGGTCGTCACAGGGGTTCCTGGACGGCCTCGGAGCGGACGGGAGCAGGGGCCCCGGCGGCGGCCGGGACCTGCGCCGGAGCCGTGCGGGGTTCGGGCAGCTCGATGACCCGGTTGCGAGAAACGTTGCGGCGCAGGCGCTCGCTGGCGATGATGCGCAGGACGCGCAGGCCGTCGGTGACGGCGTTGAGGTTGCTCTCCCCGTGGATGCGCGGCTGCTCGACGCTGGGGACCTCGTCGATGACCATGCCCGAGCGGGCGACGCGGACGTTGATGAGGGTTTCGATCTCGAAACCGTCACCCCAGACCTTCGACCCGTCGGCCGGGGCCGGCTGGTCGATGG contains:
- a CDS encoding glycosyltransferase, producing the protein MTTTPGTTAPAGAQADPTMSVVVCTYTAARYPVFSAALHEVAAQLRDHDELVVVVDHNPELLDRVRADFPLARVVENSGPRGLSGARNSGIAEARGDVVAFLDDDAVPRDGWLEGLRADFRRTSVGVVGGGVVPAWEGGRAPRWFPEEFGWVVGCDFRGMPDEGEPMRNPIGANMAIRTTAFGTVAGFDTSAGRVGALPVGCEETDFCIRLRQADPGVLVLRRPTAAVDHLVPAARQKVSYVFSRCWHEGRSKGLLAARVGSADGLSSERAYVVRTVGSGVLRHLAALVRGQVAGPARAGVLAAGTLVTAAGFVSTRSAAPAPAPAEESFRPLRMLEVDLEGEGFTVTPEDARLRLLVTSDDRPIDLVDVPEHVLARPRPTPVHAAEVRNWLTEDGVRRLAGPDHRRPAPAVPSLPGHVAVSVVVPTAGRGEQLVRCVESLLAQRFTDLEVIVVDNNAEPGHVAGLLAAALAADPRLRLVHEPAGGSSGARNRGILEARADVIAATDDDVIAHPAWVGTLLGAFTDPEVDVVTGLVLADGLRVPAQETFEQYGGFSKGLDPQRFTRDSHVQQNPLHPYSAGKFGSGNNVAYRRSAVVRAGGYDPLLGPGSVVRAGQDLDLFLAVLFAGCTLVYEPAAMVFHEHRDSSEALHRQVHNYGRGLAAVMAKHVSTSPERAAGVLVRLPRAARYLFSPSSEKNADRGADYPRSLAWAEYRGLAEGVPAYLRGRLDRTARTTGALRSPTSGPTARPGAQIPDQSTRPAVPDGAAVAAPPAVSGATGPAGGAS
- a CDS encoding polysaccharide pyruvyl transferase family protein, which encodes MAYVDAHTQFDNLGDDVILERLLTLLGERGEVVVDAKGVDPALLELTGAGRYRQAPALPLRILGDSLRDRLSPAHRRPRRVLVLKPGHIGGVPSARAVAERVALLGVTAGCRALGARVVRTAFSVADLHPSMLWLERAQTRLMHGYAPRDSRSVEYARSRGLRVTGTSADLAWTVPATGLRPGPGNGDVVLSLRSSTSGYERQDDYQRRLRALVTELQPLLREAGRRPVWVSQVVSDERFAAEVADGPAPRTVFDRTPAGARAVLAAYAAADVVLTNRLHTFLLALAQGTCAFVLTDPRTHAKLDGLLTDAGLADLLLDVRTVTARDVLQRVQELPERLGEIGDAVAKAFDAGAATVVATLDDAVSG